One window of Henckelia pumila isolate YLH828 unplaced genomic scaffold, ASM3356847v2 CTG_525:::fragment_3, whole genome shotgun sequence genomic DNA carries:
- the LOC140873257 gene encoding mitotic-spindle organizing protein 1B-like isoform X3, with translation MHSLDLSSLSTALALWAWLNCCCFVFSHSFLGDDIQKMDPEAARTARELLDLVFHMSNILETGLDRHTLSILIALCEMGLNPESLAAVLKELQKEPQASSSSTSPP, from the exons ATGCATAGCTTAGACTTATCATCACTATCCACGG CATTGGCTCTCTGGGCTTGGCTGAACTGTTGCTGCTTTGTGTTTTCCCACTCTTTCCTTGGAGATGATAT TCAGAAAATGGATCCAGAAGCTGCACGAACTGCACGAGAGTTGCTGGACTTAGTGTTCCACATGTCGAACATTCTTGAAACTGGGCTCGATCGCCACACACTGTCGATTTTGATAGCGCTATGTGAGATGGGTCTCAATCCAGAGTCACTCGCTGCCGTGCTCAAGGAGCTTCAGAAAGAACCACAAGCTTCCTCTTCCTCTACATCACCTCCTTAA
- the LOC140873257 gene encoding mitotic-spindle organizing protein 1B-like isoform X1, whose product MHSLDLSSLSTALALWAWLNCCCFVFSHSFLGDDMYEIQVSIQYQINLPSGCYFFPPIDNHIFSQKMDPEAARTARELLDLVFHMSNILETGLDRHTLSILIALCEMGLNPESLAAVLKELQKEPQASSSSTSPP is encoded by the exons ATGCATAGCTTAGACTTATCATCACTATCCACGG CATTGGCTCTCTGGGCTTGGCTGAACTGTTGCTGCTTTGTGTTTTCCCACTCTTTCCTTGGAGATGATATGTATGAGATACAAGTATCCATCCAGTACCAAATAAACCTTCCTTCTGGGTGCTATTTCTTTCCCCCTATTGACAATCATATTTTTAGTCAGAAAATGGATCCAGAAGCTGCACGAACTGCACGAGAGTTGCTGGACTTAGTGTTCCACATGTCGAACATTCTTGAAACTGGGCTCGATCGCCACACACTGTCGATTTTGATAGCGCTATGTGAGATGGGTCTCAATCCAGAGTCACTCGCTGCCGTGCTCAAGGAGCTTCAGAAAGAACCACAAGCTTCCTCTTCCTCTACATCACCTCCTTAA
- the LOC140873257 gene encoding mitotic-spindle organizing protein 1B-like isoform X2, whose protein sequence is MKALALWAWLNCCCFVFSHSFLGDDMYEIQVSIQYQINLPSGCYFFPPIDNHIFSQKMDPEAARTARELLDLVFHMSNILETGLDRHTLSILIALCEMGLNPESLAAVLKELQKEPQASSSSTSPP, encoded by the coding sequence ATGAAAGCATTGGCTCTCTGGGCTTGGCTGAACTGTTGCTGCTTTGTGTTTTCCCACTCTTTCCTTGGAGATGATATGTATGAGATACAAGTATCCATCCAGTACCAAATAAACCTTCCTTCTGGGTGCTATTTCTTTCCCCCTATTGACAATCATATTTTTAGTCAGAAAATGGATCCAGAAGCTGCACGAACTGCACGAGAGTTGCTGGACTTAGTGTTCCACATGTCGAACATTCTTGAAACTGGGCTCGATCGCCACACACTGTCGATTTTGATAGCGCTATGTGAGATGGGTCTCAATCCAGAGTCACTCGCTGCCGTGCTCAAGGAGCTTCAGAAAGAACCACAAGCTTCCTCTTCCTCTACATCACCTCCTTAA
- the LOC140873257 gene encoding mitotic-spindle organizing protein 1B-like isoform X4: MYEIQVSIQYQINLPSGCYFFPPIDNHIFSQKMDPEAARTARELLDLVFHMSNILETGLDRHTLSILIALCEMGLNPESLAAVLKELQKEPQASSSSTSPP, translated from the coding sequence ATGTATGAGATACAAGTATCCATCCAGTACCAAATAAACCTTCCTTCTGGGTGCTATTTCTTTCCCCCTATTGACAATCATATTTTTAGTCAGAAAATGGATCCAGAAGCTGCACGAACTGCACGAGAGTTGCTGGACTTAGTGTTCCACATGTCGAACATTCTTGAAACTGGGCTCGATCGCCACACACTGTCGATTTTGATAGCGCTATGTGAGATGGGTCTCAATCCAGAGTCACTCGCTGCCGTGCTCAAGGAGCTTCAGAAAGAACCACAAGCTTCCTCTTCCTCTACATCACCTCCTTAA
- the LOC140873045 gene encoding probable mediator of RNA polymerase II transcription subunit 26b isoform X1 produces the protein MATISVILDKWREYFRSANCDIFSIIEQAIMVAASDCPYDFKLNRDRIAEMLFTCKVTKCFGCDKIELAVPNVKGAENSGDKRKSGSGIEAGGSKDTKESKVNSCVDDDHREILEMNANQVSNYSYGEAEALTDEIEEESQLYEEVTRIKEILDDSEEESDVILFDYLRRLQLLPLSVEILKATEVGKSVNALRKHRSKEIRNLARTLVGDWTVMVDAWVSSTEAIAGTEVATESVKTSVVEEEEEGLPSPPLDEGAFFATPSSMELSQFFDGMDDDGNPRNSGAFKENRENGRRSRPEKPEIPKFQLPNLDDSRTPAKDRKDEKTRNQDPKLIKQPNRPHSTESGPGRTKPDKGAVQKKPMQPQQKMKSSNNEDSVQMKLEAAKRKLHERYQEAENAKKQRTIQVMEIHELPKQNLAQRTQNTRPGSHNRQHWANGRR, from the exons ATGGCCACCATTTCGGTGATTCTTGATAAGTGGAGGGAGTATTTCAGGAGTGCTAATTGTGATATCTTCAGTATAATCGAGCAAGCAATCATGGTTGCGGCCTCTGATTGCCCCTACGACTTCAAATTAAACAGGGATCGAATTGCTGAGATGCTATTCACATGTAAAGTTACTAAATGTTTTGGCTGCGATAAAATTGAATTGGCTGTGCCGAATGTAAAAGGTGCTGAAAACAGTGGGGATAAGCGTAAAAGTGGGAGTGGGATTGAGGCTGGAGGGAGTAAAGATACAAAAGAAAGCAAGGTGAATAGCTGTGTTGATGATGATCACAGGGAGATACTGGAGATGAATGCGAATCAAGTCAGTAATTACAGCTATGGGGAAGCTGAGGCTTTGACTGATGAGATTGAAGAGGAGTCTCAGTTATATGAGGAGGTCACGAGGATTAAGGAAATTCTTGATGATAGTGAAGAAGag TCTGATGTGATATTGTTTGATTACCTAAGGCGGCTTCAGCTTCTACCTTTGTCTGTGGAGATTCTTAAG GCTACAGAGGTTGGAAAGTCTGTTAATGCTCTACGGAAGCATAGATCAAAGGAAATTCGGAATCTTGCTAGGACTTTAGTTGG GGATTGGACGGTCATGGTGGACGCCTGGGTTAGTTCTACAGAAGCCATTGCAG GTACAGAAGTAGCGACTGAGTCTGTGAAAACTTCTGTCGTTGAAGAAGAGGAGGAAGGACTTCCATCTCCTCCACTAGATGAAGGAGCTTTCTTTGCTACTCCTTCTTCGATGGAGCTTTCACAG TTTTTTGATGGCATGGATGATGATGGAA ATCCAAGAAACAGTGGGGCATTCAAGGAAAACCGAGAGAATGGCAGAAGGTCTAGACCTGAGAAGCCCGAAATTCCAAAGTTTCAGCTTCCAAATCTTGATGATTCGAGGACTCCTGCAAAAGACAGGAAAGATGAAAAAACGAGAAATCAAGATCCTAAGTTGATTAAACAACCAAACAGGCCTCACAGTACTGAATCGGGACCGGGCAGAACAAAACCGGACAAAGGGGCAGTTCAAAAGAAACCAATGCAGCCTCAACAAAAGATG AAGTCGAGTAACAATGAGGATTCAGTTCAGATGAAGCTGGAGGCCGCAAAGCGGAAACTTCACGAGCGTTATCAAGAAGCAGAAAATG CCAAGAAACAGAGAACGATACAAGTCATGGAGATACACGAGCTCCCGAAGCAGAATCTTGCACAGAGGACCCAGAACACCAGGCCTGGCAGCCACAACAGGCAGCATTGGGCAAACGGGCGGCGTTGA
- the LOC140873045 gene encoding probable mediator of RNA polymerase II transcription subunit 26b isoform X2, producing MATISVILDKWREYFRSANCDIFSIIEQAIMVAASDCPYDFKLNRDRIAEMLFTCKVTKCFGCDKIELAVPNVKGAENSGDKRKSGSGIEAGGSKDTKESKVNSCVDDDHREILEMNANQVSNYSYGEAEALTDEIEEESQLYEEVTRIKEILDDSEEESDVILFDYLRRLQLLPLSVEILKATEVGKSVNALRKHRSKEIRNLARTLVGDWTVMVDAWVSSTEAIAEVATESVKTSVVEEEEEGLPSPPLDEGAFFATPSSMELSQFFDGMDDDGNPRNSGAFKENRENGRRSRPEKPEIPKFQLPNLDDSRTPAKDRKDEKTRNQDPKLIKQPNRPHSTESGPGRTKPDKGAVQKKPMQPQQKMKSSNNEDSVQMKLEAAKRKLHERYQEAENAKKQRTIQVMEIHELPKQNLAQRTQNTRPGSHNRQHWANGRR from the exons ATGGCCACCATTTCGGTGATTCTTGATAAGTGGAGGGAGTATTTCAGGAGTGCTAATTGTGATATCTTCAGTATAATCGAGCAAGCAATCATGGTTGCGGCCTCTGATTGCCCCTACGACTTCAAATTAAACAGGGATCGAATTGCTGAGATGCTATTCACATGTAAAGTTACTAAATGTTTTGGCTGCGATAAAATTGAATTGGCTGTGCCGAATGTAAAAGGTGCTGAAAACAGTGGGGATAAGCGTAAAAGTGGGAGTGGGATTGAGGCTGGAGGGAGTAAAGATACAAAAGAAAGCAAGGTGAATAGCTGTGTTGATGATGATCACAGGGAGATACTGGAGATGAATGCGAATCAAGTCAGTAATTACAGCTATGGGGAAGCTGAGGCTTTGACTGATGAGATTGAAGAGGAGTCTCAGTTATATGAGGAGGTCACGAGGATTAAGGAAATTCTTGATGATAGTGAAGAAGag TCTGATGTGATATTGTTTGATTACCTAAGGCGGCTTCAGCTTCTACCTTTGTCTGTGGAGATTCTTAAG GCTACAGAGGTTGGAAAGTCTGTTAATGCTCTACGGAAGCATAGATCAAAGGAAATTCGGAATCTTGCTAGGACTTTAGTTGG GGATTGGACGGTCATGGTGGACGCCTGGGTTAGTTCTACAGAAGCCATTGCAG AAGTAGCGACTGAGTCTGTGAAAACTTCTGTCGTTGAAGAAGAGGAGGAAGGACTTCCATCTCCTCCACTAGATGAAGGAGCTTTCTTTGCTACTCCTTCTTCGATGGAGCTTTCACAG TTTTTTGATGGCATGGATGATGATGGAA ATCCAAGAAACAGTGGGGCATTCAAGGAAAACCGAGAGAATGGCAGAAGGTCTAGACCTGAGAAGCCCGAAATTCCAAAGTTTCAGCTTCCAAATCTTGATGATTCGAGGACTCCTGCAAAAGACAGGAAAGATGAAAAAACGAGAAATCAAGATCCTAAGTTGATTAAACAACCAAACAGGCCTCACAGTACTGAATCGGGACCGGGCAGAACAAAACCGGACAAAGGGGCAGTTCAAAAGAAACCAATGCAGCCTCAACAAAAGATG AAGTCGAGTAACAATGAGGATTCAGTTCAGATGAAGCTGGAGGCCGCAAAGCGGAAACTTCACGAGCGTTATCAAGAAGCAGAAAATG CCAAGAAACAGAGAACGATACAAGTCATGGAGATACACGAGCTCCCGAAGCAGAATCTTGCACAGAGGACCCAGAACACCAGGCCTGGCAGCCACAACAGGCAGCATTGGGCAAACGGGCGGCGTTGA
- the LOC140873054 gene encoding tubulin beta-5 chain, with the protein MREILHVQGGQCGNQIGSKFWEVVCDEHGIDPTGRYVGTSDLQLERVNVYYNEASCGRFVPRAVLMDLEPGTMDSVRTGPYGQIFRPDNFVFGQSGAGNNWAKGHYTEGAELIDSVLDVVRKEAENCDCLQGFQVCHSLGGGTGSGMGTLLISKIREEYPDRMMLTFSVFPSPKVSDTVVEPYNATLSVHQLVENADECMVLDNEALYDICFRTLKLTTPSFGDLNHLISATMSGVTCCLRFPGQLNSDLRKLAVNLIPFPRLHFFMVGFAPLTSRGSQQYRALTVPELTQQMWDSKNMMCAADPRHGRYLTASAMFRGKMSTKEVDEQMINVQNKNSSYFVEWIPNNVKSSVCDIPPKGLSMASTFIGNSTSIQEMFRRVSEQFTAMFRRKAFLHWYTGEGMDEMEFTEAESNMNDLVSEYQQYQDATADDEEGYDEEEEEEAHM; encoded by the exons ATGAGAGAAATCCTACACGTCCAAGGAGGCCAATGTGGCAACCAGATTGGATCAAAGTTCTGGGAAGTTGTCTGTGATGAGCATGGCATAGATCCAACTGGACGATATGTTGGGACATCTGATTTGCAATTGGAGCGTGTCAACGTGTACTATAATGAGGCGTCTTGTGGGAGGTTTGTGCCTCGTGCTGTGCTCATGGATCTCGAACCTGGAACCATGGACAGTGTCCGCACTGGTCCGTACGGTCAGATCTTCCGTCCTGATAATTTTGTTTTCGGACAATCCGGTGCTGGGAACAACTGGGCCAAAGGGCATTATACTGAGGGTGCTGAGCTGATTGACTCGGTTCTTGATGTTGTGAGGAAGGAAGCTGAGAATTGTGATTGCCTTCAAG GTTTCCAAGTCTGCCATTCACTCGGTGGGGGAACTGGTTCGGGAATGGGTACCTTGCTGATCTCAAAGATCCGGGAAGAATACCCTGATAGGATGATGCTAACATTCTCCGTGTTCCCTTCACCAAAAGTTTCAGATACAGTGGTCGAGCCATATAACGCGACTCTTTCGGTGCATCAACTTGTCGAAAACGCAGATGAATGCATGGTGCTTGACAATGAAGCTTTATATGATATTTGTTTTAGGACACTCAAACTTACCACTCCTAGCT TCGGTGATCTTAACCACTTGATATCTGCAACTATGAGCGGTGTTACCTGCTGCCTGCGTTTCCCTGGTCAACTCAACTCTGATCTAAGAAAACTAGCTGTCAACCTGATCCCGTTCCCCCGTCTGCACTTTTTCATGGTGGGCTTTGCTCCTTTAACCTCTCGCGGTTCCCAACAATACCGTGCACTTACTGTTCCAGAGCTCACTCAACAAATGTGGGATTCCAAGAACATGATGTGTGCTGCTGACCCACGCCATGGACGTTACCTCACTGCCTCGGCCATGTTCCGGGGAAAAATGAGCACAAAGGAAGTAGATGAACAAATGATCAATGTTCAAAACAAGAACTCTTCCTACTTCGTGGAGTGGATTCCGAACAACGTGAAATCAAGTGTTTGTGACATCCCACCTAAAGGACTTTCAATGGCATCCACCTTCATTGGCAACTCAACCTCTATCCAGGAAATGTTCAGACGAGTGAGTGAGCAGTTCACAGCTATGTTCAGGAGGAAAGCTTTCTTGCACTGGTATACCGGTGAAGGCATGGACGAGATGGAGTTCACTGAGGCTGAGAGCAATATGAACGACCTTGTTTCTGAGTACCAGCAGTACCAAGATGCTACGGCTGATGATGAAGAGGGTTACGATGAGGAAGAAGAGGAAGAGGCACACATGTGA